Proteins from a genomic interval of Sparus aurata chromosome 21, fSpaAur1.1, whole genome shotgun sequence:
- the LOC115573345 gene encoding retinal-specific phospholipid-transporting ATPase ABCA4-like isoform X1: MKTGSQIRLLLWKNWTLRKRQKVRFLVEICWPVLLFIGLVWLRKANPLYQQHECHFPNKAMPSAGILPWIQGIFCNANNPCFRYPTRGESPGVVSNYNNSVLARFYVDAQELLLNETEVQQLGRLWHDVSSFSNFMDALRNNPSVLSGRGLKIEDILKDDEVLTAFLLRDAGLSSSIVYQLINAKLRLEQFAFGIPDLQLKDIACSQALLERFIIFPSRMGLNGVRNAMCALSQERLQRIEDVLYANLDFFKIFKLMPQVMDSNSEGIDLHFWGRVLKAVSEKIQALLERESSQELLKALSSLFQAGGPPSFTKLMSGVSSLFCGYPEGGGSRVLSFNWYEDNNYKVFLGVNGTKSRNYVYDDSATPFCNALMQTLESNPVTKIVWNSVKPLLMGKILYTPDSPAVHKILKSANTTFEELERLQNMAKAWEELGPQLWAFFQNSVQMNMIRDTLRNPTVMDFMDDSLGDANFTTKDILNFLYNGAEEQREPGMPKFDWRNIFNITDELIRMFNKYGECINLDKFVAYTDESMMTHQALYLLEENKFWAGVVFTDMYPWTTSVPPHVKYKIRMDIDAVERTNKIKDRYWDPGPRADPMEDQRYIWGGFAYLQDMIEHGIIKLHTGNDWPLGVYIQQMPYPCYVDDLFMITLNRCFPLFMVLAWIYSVSMTVKSIVLEKELRLKETLKAMGVDNGVIWYTCFIDSFVMMTASTALLTSIVMGGKVLNYSNPILVFLFLLTFTIATIMQCFLMSVFFNKANLAAACSGIIYFTLYLPHVLCFAWQDRITKGMKMAASLLSQVAFGFGTEYLSRYEEQGLGLQWDNIQTSPLEKDTYSFLTSIFMMVFDAILYGVLAWYLDNVFPGQYGIGRRFYFPLEPSYWQTPARSYTDRAAQDHEMPEPDNAQKDVESSHEPEMYTCNGSGSKKACKHQSKRDRLERERELLTRHHESPNQQEEAQDSGMEGQLFYEDDPLGLVLGVQIEDLVKVFDGSSRPAVNCLNINFYEGQITSFLGHNGAGKTTTMSILTGLFPPTSGTAYIYGRDIKTDMDIIRSSMGMCPQYNILFKHLTVEEHILFYSLLKGRTQAEAEREVEDMLVDLGLPHKRDDEAQNLSGGMQRKLSVAMAFVGGSKVVILDEPTSGVDPYSRRSIWDLLLKYRAGRTVILSTHHMDEADLLSDRIAIISKGQLHCCGSPLFLKNCFGVGFYLTLVRRIRDVRKKENDCDCASDCSCSCSICTKYKDQSQNQLQHLDRVLEGDIDSITSLIHHHVPEAKLIETIGQELTYLLPNKGFKHRAYASLFRELEETLADMGLSSFGISDTSLEEIFIKVTADGEAANNATTPEQWMLQRRQCDKVGDEGHNGVMETNGVTHGASDSSAGKGSRQVKGATLILKQFHALLVKRFHHAIRSQKDFMAQIVLPASFVLIALIFTMIVPPFGEYPSLTLTPWMYGQQFTFFSNEQPFDPKMKRFTERLLQTPGLGTRCMEGEPLGMSCSNSTSEWEYPDVSPVVSNILLSPAWTQRNPSPSCQCSTSKKLTMMPICPAGAGGLPPRQRIEATGDTLLDLTDRNISDYLVKTYPSLIRTSLKSKYWVNEQRYGGLSVGGQLPILDVNPKDIQGVFHQLGRMLNITAGHYSRLALREIGPFLRYMESEFNIKVWYNNKGWHAMVAFMNVANNAILRALLPPSAKPVEFGITVINHPLNLTKEQLSEVTVLTTSVDAVVAICVIFAMSFIPASFVLYLIQERVTKAKHLQFVSGVSPLVYWVANFFWDMVNYCLSTAMVVGIFMAFDKKCYTSPSNLPALIALLLLYGWSVTPMMYPMSYIFNIPSTAYVSLSCINLFIGINSSAITFILELFENNRSLLMFNEWLKKGLLVLPHFCLGRGLIDMAMNQAVTDVYARFGEEYIQDPFRWDFVGKNIAFMAVEGLVYFIFNLLIQYRFFLDHWLSDYKQTSRQDEDDDVAAERRRIYDGGSKSDILQIRDLAKTYVGRKRAAVDRICVGVPAGECFGLLGVNGAGKTTTFKMLTGDTDVSSGEATVAGYSILNEILDVHQNMGYCPQFDAIDELLTGREHLYLYARLRGVPESEIPRVAEWGIQKLGLTEYAGRCAGTYSGGNKRKLSTAIAMIGCPALVLLDEPTTGMDPHSRRFLWNAIMSVIQDGRAVVLTSHSMEECEALCTRLAIMVNGTFKCLGTIQHLKYKFGDGYVVTMKIKAAKAGLSPDLEPVESFMESSFPGCVQREKHYNTLQYEIASSSLARIFQLVVANKERLSMEDYSVSQTTLDQVFVNFAKLQTGEDEDVTLHRRTAGGRKDIKISPIQRKT; encoded by the exons ATGAAGACAGGCTCCCAAATCCGCCTGTTACTGTGGAAGAACTGGACTCTCCGCAAAAGACAGAAG GTCCGCTTTCTGGTCGAGATCTGCTGGCCGGTGTTGTTATTCATCGGCCTGGTGTGGCTGAGGAAGGCCAATCCACTGTACCAACAGCATGAAT GTCACTTCCCCAACAAGGCCATGCCCTCTGCAGGGATTCTTCCCTGGATCCAGGGCATCTTCTGCAACGCCAACAACCCCTGCTTCAGATATCCAACCAGAGGAGAGTCTCCGGGCGTCgtctccaactacaacaactcaGT ATTGGCACGGTTCTATGTTGATGCCCAGGAGCTTCTGCTCAATGAGACTGAAGTCCAGCAGCTTGGCCGTCTCTGGCACGACGTGTCATCCTTTTCAAACTTCATGGACGCGTTACGCAACAACCCATCTGTGCTGTCAG gcCGTGGGCTGAAGATAGAAGACATTCTGAAGGATGACGAAGTTCTCACTGCGTTTCTTTTGCGAGACGCCGGCCTCTCGTCCTCTATAGTCTACCAGCTCATCAATGCAAAGTTACGACTAGAACAG TTTGCCTTTGGAATCCCGGACCTGCAGCTAAAAGACATCGCCTGCAGCCAGGCCCTGCTGGAGCGCTTCATCATCTTCCCCAGTCGCATGGGGCTCAACGGGGTCCGCAACGCCATGTGTGCCCTGAGCCaggagaggctgcagaggaTAGAGGACGTCCTCTATGCCAACCTGGACTTCTTCAAGATCTTCAAACTG ATGCCTCAGGTCATGGACAGCAACTCAGAGGGGATCGACCTGCACTTCTGGGGACGGGTTCTTAAGGCGGTATCAGAGAAGATCCAAGCT CTGCTGGAGCGGGAGAGCTCTCAGGAGCTCCTGAAggccctctcctctctgttccaAGCCGGCGGTCCCCCCTCGTTCACCAAGCTCATGTCCGGCGTGTCGAGCCTCTTCTGTGGATACCCGGAGGGGGGCGGCTCCCGGGTCCTGTCCTTCAACTGGTACGAGGACAACAACTACAAGGTGTTCCTGGGGGTCAACGGCACCAAGAGCCGCAACTATGTTTATGACGACTCCGCCA CCCCCTTCTGCAACGCCTTGATGCAGACCCTGGAGTCCAACCCTGTTACAAAAATCGTGTGGAATTCAGTCAAGCCCCTGCTGATGGGAAAGATCCTGTACACCCCCGACTCCCCTGCCGTCCACAAGATATTAAAGAGC GCCAACACAACATTCGAGGAGTTGGAGAGGCTACAGAACATGGCCAAGGCCTGGGAGGAGTTGGGACCTCAGCTCTGGGCTTTCTTCCAAAACAGTGTCCAGATGAACATGATCAGG GACACCCTGAGAAACCCAACGGTGATGGACTTCATGGACGACAGTCTGGGAGACGCTAACTTCACCACAAAAGACATTCTTAACTTCCTGTACAATGGTgcggaggagcagagggagccGGGCATGCCCAAGTTTGACTGGAGGAACATTTTCAACATCACAGACGAGCTCATACGCATGTTCAACAAGTATGGAGAG TGCATCAATCTGGATAAGTTTGTGGCCTACACGGATGAGTCCATGATGACCCATCAGGCCTTGTatctgctggaggagaacaagtTTTGGGCTGGTGTGGTCTTTACGGACATGTATCCCTGGACCACGAGCGTACCTCCgcatgtcaagtacaagatccGCATGGACATCGACGCCGTGGAGAGGACCAACAAGATCAAGGACAG GTACTGGGACCCCGGCCCCAGAGCAGACCCCATGGAGGACCAGAGGTACATCTGGGGAGGCTTCGCCTACCTGCAGGACATGATCGAACACGGCATCATCAAGCTTCACACGGGCAACGACTGGCCGCTCGGGGTCTACATCCAGCAGATGCCATATCCGTGCTATGTAGATGACCT cttcaTGATCACACTGAACCGCTGCTTCCCCCTCTTCATGGTGCTGGCCTGGATCTACTCTGTGTCCATGACTGTGAAGAGCATCGTGCTGGAGAAGGAGCTGCGCCTCAAGGAGACTCTCAAAGCCATGGGGGTCGACAACGGGGTCATCTGGTACACGTGTTTCATCGACAGCTTCGTCATGATGACCGCGAGCACAGCGCTGCTCACCTCCATCGTCATG ggaGGAAAAGTGCTGAATTACAGCAACCCCATCCTCGTCTTCTTATTCCTGCTGACTTTCACCATCGCCACCATCATGCAGTGTTTCCTGATGAGCGTGTTCTTCAACAAGGCCAACCTGGCAGCCGCCTGCAGCGGCATCATCTACTTCACCCTCTATCTGCCGCATGTTCTCTGCTTCGCCTGGCAGGATCGCATCACCAAGGGCATGAAGATGGCTGCT AGCCTGTTGTCTCAGGTGGCCTTCGGCTTCGGGACGGAGTACCTGTCCCGGTATGAGGAGCAGGGCTTGGGTCTGCAGTGGGACAACATCCAGACGAGCCCGTTAGAGAAAGACACCTACTCCTTTCTCACCTCCATCTTCATGATGGTGTTCGATGCCATCCTGTATGGCGTCCTGGCCTGGTACCTGGATAATGTCTTCCCAG GACAGTATGGCATCGGTCGACGGTTCTACTTCCCATTGGAGCCCTCATACTGGCAAACTCCTGCTCGCTCATACACAGACAGGGCTGCCCAAG ATCACGAGATGCCTGAGCCAGACAACGCGCAGAAGGACGTGGAGAGCAGCCACGAGCCGGAGATGTACACCTGTAACGGCTCAGGCAGCAAGAAAGCCTGCAAGCACCAAAGCAAGAGGGATCgtctggagagggagagggagctgCTGACACGACACCATGAGAGTCCGAACCAGCAGGAGGAGGCTCAGGACTCGGGGATGGAAG GTCAGTTGTTCTACGAGGACGACCCGCTGGGCCTGGTGCTGGGGGTGCAGATCGAGGACCTGGTGAAGGTGTTTGACGGGAGCTCTCGTCCGGCTGTCAACTGTCTCAACATCAATTTCTACGAGGGCCAGATCACGTCCTTCTTGGGGCACAACGGGGCCGGAAAAACCACCACAAT GTCCATCCTGACTGGCCTGTTCCCTCCTACATCTGGCACAGCCTACATTTATGGAAGAGACATTAAGACTGACATGGACATTATCCGCTCCTCCATGGGGATGTGCCCTCAGTACAACATCCTCTTCAAACA TCTCACGGTGGAGGAGCACATCCTGTTCTACTCGCTGCTGAAGGGTCGCACTCAGGCGGAGGCGGAGAGGGAGGTCGAGGACATGCTTGTGGACCTCGGGCTGCCACACAAGAGAGACGACGAGGCGCAGAACCTCTCAG GTGGTATGCAGAGGAAACTATCAGTTGCCATGGCGTTTGTTGGCGGGTCAAAGGTCGTGATCCTGGACGAGCCCACATCTGGAGTGGACCCCTATTCCAGGCGATCCATCTGGGACCTCCTACTGAAATACAGAGCTG GCCGGACAGTGATTCTGTCCACTCATCACATGGACGAGGCCGACCTGCTGAGCGACCGCATCGCCATCATCTCCAAAGGGCAGCTGCACTGCTGCGGATCCCCCCTCTTCCTCAAGAACTGTTTCGGGGTCGGTTTCTATTTGACACTTGTGCGCCGGATTAGGGATGTCAGGAAAAAGGAG AACGACTGCGACTGTGCCTCCGACTGCTCCTGTTCCTGCTCCATCTGCACCAAATACAAAGACCAGTCTCAGAACCAGCTGCAGCATCTAGACAGAGTTCTGGAGG GGGATATCGACAGCATCACCAGCCTCATCCACCACCACGTCCCCGAAGCCAAGCTGATTGAGACGATCGGCCAGGAGCTAACCTACCTGCTGCCCAATAAGGGCTTCAAACACCGAGCATACGCCAGCCTGTTCagggagctggaggagacgctcgCCGACATGGGCCTCAGCAGCTTCGGCATCTCTGATACGTCACTAGAGGAG ataTTCATAAAGGTCACTGCGGACGGCGAAGCAGCGAATAATGCCACCACTCCTG AACAGTGGATGTTACAGCGGAGACAATGCGACAAAGTCGGTGATGAAG GACATAATGGTGTGATGGAGACTAACGGGGTTACCCATGGTGCATCAGACAGCAGTGCAGGGAAGGGCTCCCGGCAGGTGAAAGGGGCCACTCTGATCCTGAAGCAGTTCCATGCGCTGCTGGTGAAGAGGTTTCACCACGCCATCAGAAGCCAGAAGGACTTCATGGCACAG ATTGTCCTTCCTGCCAGTTTTGTCCTCATCGCTCTGATCTTCACCATGATCGTCCCTCCGTTCGGAGAGTATCCGAGCCTGACTCTGACGCCCTGGATGTATGGACAGCAGTTCACCTTCTTTAG TAACGAGCAGCCGTTTGACCCCAAAATGAAGCGCTTCACGGAGCGCTTACTGCAAACACCAGGCCTGGGGACTCGCTGCATGGAAGGAGAACCATTAGG AATGTCCTGCAGTAACAGCACATCAGAGTGGGAGTATCCCGATGTCTCTCCCGTGGTCAGCAACATCTTGCTGAGTCCCGCTTGGACCCAGAGGAACCCTTCTCCTTCCTGCCAGTGTAGCACCAGTAAGAAGCTTACCATGATGCCCATCTGTCCCGCCGGAGCCGGTGGCCTGCCGCCTCGCCAACGAATCGAGGCCACAGGAGACACACTGCTGGACCTGACGGACAGGAACATCTCCGACTACCTGGTTAAAACCTACCCCAGCCTCATCAGAACCAG TTTGAAGAGCAAATACTGGGTGAACGAACAAAG ATATGGAGGTCTGTCGGTGGGAGGACAGCTTCCCATCCTGGACGTCAACCCCAAAGACATCCAGGGTGTTTTCCACCAACTGGGACGAATGCTCAACATCACAGCG GGTCACTACTCTCGGCTCGCACTGCGAGAGATCGGCCCTTTCTTACGATACATGGAGAGCGAATTCAACATAAAG GTGTGGTACAACAACAAAGGCTGGCACGCCATGGTGGCCTTCATGAATGTGGCCAATAACGCCATCCTGCGGGCCCTCCTGCCTCCGTCCGCCAAACCTGTTGAGTTTGGCATCACCGTCATCAACCACCCTCTGAACCTCACCAAAGAACAGCTGTCAGAAGTCACAGT GTTGACCACTTCAGTAGACGCCGTGGTGGCGATCTGTGTTATTTTCGCCATGTCCTTCATCCCCGCCAGCTTCGTCCTCTACCTCATCCAGGAGCGCGTGACCAAGGCCAAGCacctgcagtttgtcagcgGGGTCAGCCCTTTAGTGTACTGGGTGGCCAACTTCTTCTGGGACATG GTTAACTACTGCCTCAGCACCGCAATGGTGGTCGGCATTTTCATGGCTTTCGACAAAAAGTGTTACACGTCACCTTCCAACCTGCCGGCACTGATAGCCCTGCTTCTGTTATACGG GTGGTCGGTGACGCCCATGATGTATCCCATGTCCTACATATTCAACATCCCCAGCACTGCATACGTGTCGCTGTCCTGCATCAACCTGTTCATAGGCATCAACAGCAGCGCCATCACCTTCATCCTGGAGCTGTTTGAAAACAATCGG TCTCTGCTGATGTTTAATGAGTGGCTGAAGAAAGGCCTGCTGGTGCTCCCTCACTTCTGCCTGGGGCGAGGGCTGATAGACATGGCCATGAACCAGGCTGTTACTGATGTTTACGCCAGATTTG GTGAAGAGTACATACAGGACCCTTTCCGGTGGGACTTTGTGGGGAAAAACATTGCTTTCATGGCAGTAGAAGGCTTGGTCTACTTTATTTTCAATCTTCTGATTCAGTACCGGTTCTTCTTAGACCACTG GTTATCAGATTACAAGCAGACTTCAAGACAGGATGAGGATGACGACGTGGCGGCAGAGAGGCGGAGAATCTATGACGGAGGGAGCAAGTCTGACATCCTGCAGATCAGAGACCTCGCTAAG ACGTATGTGGGCAGGAAGAGGGCAGCTGTGGACCGGATTTGTGTCGGTGTCCCTGCAGGAGAG TGTTTTGGTCTTTTGGGAGTTAACGGAGCTGGAAAGACAACGACCTTCAAAATGCTGACTGGTGACACTGATGTCAGCTCCGGGGAGGCGACCGTGGCCGGTTACAG CATCCTGAATGAGATTCTGGACGTGCACCAGAACATGGGCTACTGTCCTCAGTTTGATGCCATCGACGAGCTCCTGACTGGCAGGGAGCATCTGTACCTGTACGCTCGTCTCAGGGGGGTACCTGAGTCAGAGATTCCCAGA GTGGCAGAGTGGGGCATCCAGAAGCTTGGTCTGACAGAATATGCCGGCCGCTGTGCAGGGACCTACAGCGGAGGCAACAAGCGCAAACTCTCCACAGCCATTGCAATGATTGGTTGCCCAGCGCTGGTGCTGCTT gACGAGCCCACGACGGGGATGGACCCCCACTCTCGACGCTTCCTGTGGAACGCCATCATGAGTGTCATTCAGGACGGCAGGGCCGTGGTGCTCACTTCACACAG